In a genomic window of Vibrio marisflavi CECT 7928:
- a CDS encoding GNAT family N-acetyltransferase → MIKELTKENALDLVPIFMELENYYFGKDAASEPEIQDYLVNKVFSQNSGVSIVAFYHESTVIGFATFTVMYPAPKLSGQVFMKDLFVSSMVRGKGIGLKLMQHIAKIAIDNGCNRFDWTAESTNPRAGQFYQAIGASVVEDKEYYRLDDELINRFVESPVY, encoded by the coding sequence ATGATAAAAGAATTGACCAAGGAAAACGCATTAGATTTAGTGCCAATCTTTATGGAGTTAGAAAACTATTACTTCGGCAAAGACGCTGCTTCTGAGCCAGAGATACAAGATTATCTAGTCAATAAAGTATTTTCACAGAACTCTGGCGTATCAATCGTAGCTTTTTATCATGAGTCGACCGTTATCGGTTTTGCTACATTCACAGTTATGTATCCTGCCCCAAAACTTTCAGGGCAAGTGTTTATGAAAGACCTTTTCGTTTCCTCAATGGTCAGAGGGAAAGGCATTGGATTGAAATTAATGCAGCACATCGCAAAGATCGCTATCGATAATGGCTGCAATCGATTTGATTGGACAGCAGAGTCAACTAACCCGAGAGCAGGCCAGTTTTATCAGGCTATTGGGGCTTCAGTCGTCGAAGACAAAGAGTATTATCGTCTTGATGATGAGTTAATTAATCGTTTTGTTGAATCGCCAGTCTATTAG
- a CDS encoding GNAT family N-acetyltransferase, translating into MIIRSATSDDVDAIWELNRQIGQYHFENVPDVFVAPSHLDREFLLAAIMDEHRLFSVAVDEERIVGFISARMDINENIPFVIKRPLCRIGSVVVDEDHRAKGVGKKLMEHCSSWANSNEAYQIRLEVMSFNSKAKSFYESLGFKPQSEIWAK; encoded by the coding sequence ATGATAATACGTAGTGCCACATCTGACGACGTTGATGCTATTTGGGAGTTAAATCGACAAATTGGGCAATATCATTTCGAAAATGTTCCAGATGTTTTTGTTGCCCCTTCTCATCTAGATAGAGAGTTTCTATTGGCTGCAATTATGGATGAACATCGCCTTTTCAGTGTCGCCGTAGATGAAGAAAGAATTGTAGGTTTTATCTCGGCAAGAATGGATATTAATGAAAATATCCCCTTTGTAATTAAGCGGCCGTTATGCCGTATCGGCTCCGTTGTTGTGGACGAAGATCATAGAGCCAAGGGTGTCGGTAAAAAATTGATGGAGCATTGCAGTTCATGGGCAAACTCGAACGAAGCTTACCAAATACGACTTGAGGTCATGAGTTTTAATTCTAAAGCCAAGTCGTTTTATGAATCTCTCGGCTTCAAACCACAGTCAGAGATTTGGGCAAAATGA
- a CDS encoding LysR substrate-binding domain-containing protein, giving the protein MHHFQNAEDLGLEQETLFEENIYPYCSPQLAESMTFDSPEQLLNCWLIDFHSASFSWEQWFVHANVSAKREGIQWMEVSTFDMATNAVVAGHGTCLATESISADFVERGLLVKPFNIGLNPGIRYSVISVPSSS; this is encoded by the coding sequence TTGCATCACTTTCAAAATGCAGAGGACCTAGGTTTAGAACAAGAGACATTATTTGAAGAAAACATTTATCCTTATTGCTCTCCACAACTAGCAGAATCTATGACGTTTGATAGTCCCGAACAACTCCTCAATTGTTGGTTGATTGATTTTCACTCCGCATCTTTCAGTTGGGAGCAATGGTTTGTTCATGCAAACGTAAGTGCGAAAAGAGAAGGTATTCAATGGATGGAAGTGAGTACCTTTGATATGGCAACCAACGCTGTAGTTGCTGGACATGGAACCTGTCTAGCAACTGAAAGTATTTCAGCAGACTTTGTTGAACGAGGCTTATTGGTCAAGCCATTTAATATAGGGCTAAACCCCGGAATTCGCTATTCTGTAATTAGTGTTCCTTCTTCTTCATGA
- a CDS encoding substrate-binding periplasmic protein, giving the protein MVVKAAVEVMGHELNVELYPWQRSVMLAKTQPKYAGYFPEYYFESEDVIFSQSIGSGPLGFAEHTSTPITWSSLQDLKTVKLGVINGYVNTQKLDDMIANGDIEVEAVVRDSQNLHKLAKKRISLAVIDSNVFSYLLSTDSTLRQQKGRLQMNPKILADKQLFIAFLNDEEGKKWKKVVDEGLNKIDVDKIMSTYFSSIEQPK; this is encoded by the coding sequence ATGGTCGTTAAGGCGGCTGTCGAAGTCATGGGGCATGAGCTAAATGTGGAGCTCTACCCTTGGCAACGTAGTGTTATGCTTGCGAAAACTCAGCCTAAATACGCAGGTTACTTTCCAGAGTACTATTTCGAATCGGAAGACGTTATTTTTTCACAATCAATAGGTAGTGGTCCTTTAGGTTTCGCGGAACACACGTCGACACCAATTACTTGGTCTAGTTTACAAGATTTAAAAACAGTGAAACTGGGTGTGATAAATGGTTACGTCAATACTCAGAAGTTAGATGACATGATTGCTAATGGAGACATTGAAGTTGAAGCTGTCGTTAGAGATTCACAAAACTTACACAAGCTCGCCAAAAAGCGGATCTCGCTGGCTGTCATAGACAGCAACGTCTTTTCATATTTGCTCAGTACCGATAGCACACTTAGACAACAAAAAGGTCGACTACAGATGAACCCCAAAATATTGGCAGACAAGCAGCTATTCATTGCTTTTTTAAACGATGAGGAAGGAAAAAAATGGAAAAAAGTCGTTGATGAAGGACTAAATAAAATAGATGTAGATAAAATTATGTCTACGTATTTTTCAAGCATTGAGCAGCCAAAATGA